Genomic DNA from Paenibacillus sp. MBLB1832:
ATCTCTAGTCGTCTAGTCGATTCATTTCGTATAAAAATCGTTCATAATGACTGCATAGTCAGTCTGTATGATCGGTATCGTAACACCGTACCTTCTCCCTTGTCAATATCTCAGTAAATTTATCGGAAATATGTGGATAATTTTCTTTATCCTTTGTACAATAGTTGAATACCAACAACCAACATAGAGGAGGTTCACATGCCAAGGAATATTAAAAAGGATCAGCAGAATCGTGAAGAACGAACAGCACAAATTTTAGAGGCTGCACAGCACGTATTTGCTAGAAGAGGACTGCTGACGAAGATTCAAGACATTGCCGAAGAAGCTGGGCTCAGCCACGGCCATATTTATAACTATTTTGCATCCAAGGAAGAGATTCTCCTTAAAATAATAGATGATGGGCAGTCACTCTACGAGAAATTTCTCCTCTCCACAAGAGATCTCCCTACGAACGCCTTGGAAAAGTTGCGGCTCCTATTGAGCAAATACATGCTTTCTGATCGTACTGCTGAGATTTACCTAGTTATTCTACAAGCGCAAGCAACCGATCTTCTCCCACAGGAAGCCATCGCGAAAATGGGTGAAAAAGCTCGAAGCAATCTAGTTATTCTCACGGAGATCATTGAGCAAGGACAACGTGAAGGACTCATTCGGCAAGAAGACTCTGTGGTCTTAACGACTTTGTTTTTAACGCTGATGCAGAATATTTCCCTCATGTCGTTAAGGGGCTTCGCTCCCCTGCAGGTTGCTGACATGGAAATGGCACTGCGCTTCGGAAAACTAATGTTGACAAAAGAACTCGGGATTGGTAAGATCTGCTCATGACAAACTAACAGGCCTGTTAGTCAGTATGAAAATGCGCAGAATCGACTGGACCGCCAGAGATTCAATGCAAGGAAATCCTCCTTGTGTTGAGTCTCTTTTTGTTATTTCCAATTTCACCCACCCAAAGGAGAGATGAACGATGACGACAACTGTTGACTATGTATCCCGTGATTATTTACCGAAACGAAACCTTCGCCATGGAGCAAGAACGTTACAACGTTTACCCGAAGGTGCTCCATCACAACCCTATACCTTATTTCAAGTAAAGCCGCATGGGCCGCTGATCGGAGCAGAAATTGATGGTGTTGATCTCAGTCAACCACTTCGTCCAGAGTTGAAGGAGGAACTCAATCGAGCGCTATTGGAGTGGAAAGTGTTATTTTTCCGCAATCAAGCCATCACAAGCGAGCAACATATTGACTTTGCTAAGCAGTGGGGCGATTTGGAGACACATCCCTTCTTACCGCAAGGAAATGTGGAAGAGATTACAAGATTCGCTAAGGATGAGAAAGTTGCGGGGATGGAAAATATTTGGCACTCCGATGTATCGTGGCGCCTGAATCCTGCACTTGGTGCCGTGCTGCGGTTAGTGGAAGTGCCCCCATTTGGCGGCGATACGATATGGGCCGATATGGCGGCCGCTTATGACAACCTACCCGATGAAATCAAAACGAAAATCGATGGACTTACAGCCATTCATGATTTCACACCGTCCTTCGGACGCAGACTTGCTCCAGATGTATTGGCAGCCAAACAGATTGAATTGCCTGCCGCCGAGCATCCCGTCGTTCGCACTCATCCTGAAACAGGACGCAAAACCTTATACGTCAACGCCGCCTTCACGATCCGCATTGTTGGCTTAGAGCCAGATGAGAGTGAGAAATTGCTCACCTACCTCTTCGCACAGGCGCATCTTCCTGAATACCAGGTTCGTCTGCATTGGGAAAAGGACACCATCGCCTTCTGGGATAACCGTGCGACGCAGCATTACGCCGTTTCCGATTATTTCCCGAATCGTCGGGTTGTTGAACGTGTATCCATCGTCGGAGATGTGCCATTTTAAATTCTTAGGAGGATTTCGCCATGTCAAAATTTCTATCCCACAAACCAATGCTTCTCGTCACTGCAGCATTTCTATCACTAACCGTGCTTGCAGGTTGCGCATCGAATAAAAGCGATACGAAGAACGCTTCCGCTCCAGCCAAAGATCCGATAAAAGTCAATGTAGCCATTAATGGCGGCATTAGTCCTCTCACTGTTTTAAAAGAAAAAGGCTGGTTGCAAGAAGCTTTCAAGGCAGAGAATGCCGAGATCGTGTGGAGCGAGTTCCCAAGTGGTCCACCGCTGCTCGAAGCCCTTGTTGCGGGTCGCGTTGACGTATCTTTCTTAGGCGATGGCGCCACACTTAGCGGGCTATCCTCTGGCTTGCCTTTCCAAATCATTGGATTAACCTCTGAAGGGGCACGCAGCAATGCTCTAATAGTCCCTGCCAATAGCCCGATTAAGAGTGTTGAAGATTTGAAAGGGAAAAAGGTGGCGCTAGCCAAAGGTACGACAGCACACGTTTACCTGCTTAAATTATTAAGTGCTCACGGCTTGCAGCCGAATAGCGTCGAAATCGTCAATCTTCAACCAGACGATGCTGCTGCAGCCTTCACGAGTGGTCAGTTGGATGCTTGGGTGGCATGGGATCCCAATATCACGATTCAACTTGGCAGTGGCAAGGCGAAATCCATCGCTTGGGATAAGGAAGGTATCCTTTCTCCCGTATCGTTAATCGCGCAAAATGATTTCTTAACCAAGCACCCTAACCTTGTCACAACCTATCTCAAGCAATATAAAAAAGCAGCAGCATGGATGAAAGACAACCAGGATGATGCCGCTAAGCTGTTCTCTGAGCAGAAGAAGGTCCCTGTTGATACCATGAAAACACTCTTAACGAACTCATCTGTAGACCTTCAGGCTTATACGGATAAAACGATAAAAGCACAACAAGAGACGGCTGATTTGTTACTGTCTAATGGATTTATTAAAAAAACAGTGGATGTTAAAGCTTTCATCAACAACAAGCTAGTCCAAGATGCATTAAAGTAGACTGCACAAAACGAAGACCGTCCCGAACAAATCCACTTGTTCAGGACGGTCTTATTTGTTTGACCCTTACTCCGCGTCGCTTCCCGCCGAAGCCGCTTCCCGCATCGCGGACAGCGCCTCATCCAGCGAGTCTCCGCTGGCACCTCCAACGCTGCTGCCACTCGCCGCACTCGCCATCTCGGCGCTATACGCCCACCAACGCACACGTACATTGCTCGGCTCGTTCGTTTGCTGCACCTTCACGCCGATGCGGAAGGTACCCTTCTGCGGATAAGCGATTGTG
This window encodes:
- a CDS encoding aliphatic sulfonate ABC transporter substrate-binding protein — translated: MSKFLSHKPMLLVTAAFLSLTVLAGCASNKSDTKNASAPAKDPIKVNVAINGGISPLTVLKEKGWLQEAFKAENAEIVWSEFPSGPPLLEALVAGRVDVSFLGDGATLSGLSSGLPFQIIGLTSEGARSNALIVPANSPIKSVEDLKGKKVALAKGTTAHVYLLKLLSAHGLQPNSVEIVNLQPDDAAAAFTSGQLDAWVAWDPNITIQLGSGKAKSIAWDKEGILSPVSLIAQNDFLTKHPNLVTTYLKQYKKAAAWMKDNQDDAAKLFSEQKKVPVDTMKTLLTNSSVDLQAYTDKTIKAQQETADLLLSNGFIKKTVDVKAFINNKLVQDALK
- a CDS encoding TauD/TfdA dioxygenase family protein gives rise to the protein MTTTVDYVSRDYLPKRNLRHGARTLQRLPEGAPSQPYTLFQVKPHGPLIGAEIDGVDLSQPLRPELKEELNRALLEWKVLFFRNQAITSEQHIDFAKQWGDLETHPFLPQGNVEEITRFAKDEKVAGMENIWHSDVSWRLNPALGAVLRLVEVPPFGGDTIWADMAAAYDNLPDEIKTKIDGLTAIHDFTPSFGRRLAPDVLAAKQIELPAAEHPVVRTHPETGRKTLYVNAAFTIRIVGLEPDESEKLLTYLFAQAHLPEYQVRLHWEKDTIAFWDNRATQHYAVSDYFPNRRVVERVSIVGDVPF
- a CDS encoding TetR/AcrR family transcriptional regulator; protein product: MPRNIKKDQQNREERTAQILEAAQHVFARRGLLTKIQDIAEEAGLSHGHIYNYFASKEEILLKIIDDGQSLYEKFLLSTRDLPTNALEKLRLLLSKYMLSDRTAEIYLVILQAQATDLLPQEAIAKMGEKARSNLVILTEIIEQGQREGLIRQEDSVVLTTLFLTLMQNISLMSLRGFAPLQVADMEMALRFGKLMLTKELGIGKICS